A window of Hevea brasiliensis isolate MT/VB/25A 57/8 chromosome 14, ASM3005281v1, whole genome shotgun sequence contains these coding sequences:
- the LOC131172504 gene encoding uncharacterized mitochondrial protein AtMg00810-like, translated as MSRSEADHSVFFHHNGHDKCIYLVVYVDDIVITGNDHVGISKLKQHLSSHFQTKDLGKLKYFLVIEVAQSKTGIAIFQRKYALDILIETGMLDCRYADTAMDPNVKLVPGQGEPLEDPGRYRRLVGKLNYLTITRPDISFAVSVVSQFLQAPCSSHWDAVIRILRYIKGAPGQGLLYEDRGHSQIIGYSDADWAGSPSDRRSTSGYCIMIGGNLISWKSKKQDVVARSSAEAEYRAMALATCELIWLKQLLQELKYGELK; from the coding sequence ATGTCTCGGAGTGAAGCTGACCATTCAGTATTTTTCCACCATAATGGCCATGATAAGTGCATTTATCTCGttgtttatgttgatgacattgttATTACAGGAAATGATCATGTTGGGATCTCAAAACTCAAACAACACTTGTCCAGTCATTTTCAGACTAAGGATCTTGGGAAGCTAAAGTATTTCTTAGTGATTGAAGTGGCACAATCCAAGACAGGTATCGCCATTTTTCAAAGGAAATATGCTTTGGATATACTGATAGAGACGGGCATGTTAGATTGTAGATACGCAGATACTGCTATGGATCCAAATGTCAAACTTGTTCCTGGACAGGGGGAGCCATTGGAGGATCCTGGTAGATACCGGAGATTGGTTGGAAAACTCAATTATCTTACAATCACACGCCCAGACATCTCATTTGCTGTAAGTGTGGTCAGTCAGTTCCTTCAAGCACCATGTAGTAGTCATTGGGATGCAGTTATTCGGATACTCAGATATATTAAAGGAGCTCCAGGACAAGGCCTATTATATGAAGACAGGGGTCATTCACAGATTATTGGTTACTCAGATGCAGATTGGGCAGGTTCTCCTTCAGACAGACGGTCTACTTCAGGATATTGCATTATGATTGGAGGTAATTTGATTTCTTGGAAAAGTAAGAAGCAAGATGTGGTTGCTAGGTCAAGTGCAGAAGCAGAATATCGAGCTATGGCTTTGGCAACTTGTGAACTTATATGGTTGAAACAACTTCTCCAAGAGTTGAAGTATGGGGAACTTAAATAA